The region AAGAAGCGGAAATAGAATGCTCCAAAAGGTCTGGAACGTATCCGCCCCGTCAATCCTTGCTGCCTCCTCTAATGCCACAGGCAGGGATTTGATGTAACCTGAATAAAGAAACGTATTCATGGGCAGTCCGAATATAATATAAATGAATGTGATGCCATAGATGTTATCCAGATGAAAGGATGAGGCCTGTTTTACCAGGGGAAGCATAATCACATTGAAAGGGATAAACATGGCGCTGATAAAATAATAATACATGAGATTAAAAAATCTGCTTTTCTCCTTATTCCTTATAATGGCATAAGCTGCCATGGAATTGGTCAGGATGGTAAACACCAGATTGATGCTTGTGATAAAAAATGTATTTAAGAACTTCTTTGGATAGTCGGTAAGCACCCATGCCCTGGAAAAATTCTCGAAGTGCAGGGAAGTGGGAAGTGCCAGTACATGTTCCATGTCTGACGGTGATTTCAAAGCGATTACCACCGTAAGATAAAGGGGGCCCAGGATCACGAAAACAGCGATTGCTGACAGAAGGATTGTCAGGAGCCAGTTGGTCTTTTCTTTCTCTTTCATCAGTTGATTTTCGCCTCCCTTTTTTCTAAGATCTTCAGCTGGAATACGGAAATTGACGCCACAACCAGGAATAAAATAACGGCATTGGCTGACTGGTAAGCAAACTGTCCGCCGTCAAATCCCCGCTTATAAATCAACATGGAGATCGTAGTGGTCGCAGTTCCGGGCCCTCCCCCAGTCATCGCCATAATCTGGTCAAAGGCCATAAGAAAGCTCTTCACACTTAATACCATATTGATGGTAAAAAAAGGAGCGATCAGCGGGAAGGTGATCTTGATAAACCGCTGGAGGCCAACGGCACCGTCAACGGATGCCGCGTCATAAATATCCTTATCCACCGTCTGAAGGCCGGAGAGATAGATCATGGTGTTAAAGGCCATGGATTGCCAGACGGTAACGAACAAAACCCCCAGCCATGCTTTGCTGGTACCAAGGATATTGACACTCAGCCCATCGATACCCGCCAATTTTCCAAATCCCGGAATGATATTTCCAAAGATAAAGTTAAATACAAAACCGATGATCAGAGTACCCAGCATATATGGAAGGAAATACAGCGCCTTTAAAATATTCTTTCCACGAATTTTCCCATTGAGCCCGCATGCCAGCGTCAGACTTAATACGTTGACAAGGACAGTGGCGGAAAGTGCAAACTGAAAGGTAAAGCCATAGGCCTGCTTTATGGAAGGATCCTTAAAAAACTGCAGGAAATTTTTAAAACCGATAAATTCCCAGTTCCCATAGCCCTTCCAGTTGGTAAAGCTGTAATAGATACCTTTTAGAAAGGGAACCGTATGAAGTAAAAAGAACAGTGCTGCCACGGGAACCACCATAAGATAGAACGCTGGACTGATATGGTTACTTTTATGTTTATTCAATGCCTTATCCTCCTTTTACCAGGTCTAACGGGTATTGAGGATATCATATTGTTCATCGCACTTTTTCAGTGTTGCAGCTATGTTTTCGCTTTCATCCATGCCATTTGCCTTGTTTAAGAAAAACTCGGATAAAATAGCGGACAGATTATAACCGTTGGGATAATAATGGTCTACAAAATCCGTAACCTTTCCATCACCAATATCCTTTGCCAGGCCGGCCACCGAAGCATCCTCCTGTACAACACCTTCCACCGGAGAAAATGCAAACTGCTCGTTTATATAAAGCTGACTGTTTTCCGGTTCCAGCATAAATGCCACAAAACGCTTGGCAGCTTCCGGGTTTTTGCATTGGTTTGTCACCATAAGCATGACATCGATTCCGGATACAACCTTGTTTTTACTCTTATCATTGGTTGCCGGATAAGCAAACATATCAAGATTAATGGATTCATTGGTTTTTTTGATTTCAGGTACGGTCCACACGCCGTTAATCAGCATTGCGGCTTCGCCATTTGCAAAGCTTCGGTTGCCGTCATCATAGGAAGTTCCCATAAAATCTGTCTGGGCATAATTCACCAGCTTGCTGTACTTTTCCAAAACTTCTTCATGGGTGCCTAAAAAGGTTGCCGTACCTTCTCTCTTTGCATCTAAAAAGCCTTCGGGCTGTGTTGCCGGAGCCAGGGAGTTCCAGGATGGAAGGATGGTCCAGTTATCCTTAAAGCTTAACTCAAAGGGCTGGATGCCTGCTGCGGACAGCTTCTCGCATACCTCAATGAGCTCATCCCAGGTCTCCGGTATCTTAACTCCTGCTTTTTGAAACAAATCCACATTATAGATAATTCCGGAAGCATTGGCAGCAAATGGGATGCCGTATGCTTTTTCTTCTTTATCCCCATTGATATCATAGACCATCTGCATATAAGAATCGTTTATGGTCTTTAATACCTCCTGGTCACTTAAATCCAATAAGATCCCTGCTTCCGTAAGTTCCGTATAGATGTTATCGCCGCCATAGGCGATGATATCCGGCAGATCATCCTTGGTCATCCTGGTTTTTAATACAGTTCCCGCATCTGCCGGGGAATTTAAGGTGATCTGAACATCGGTATTCTGTTTGTTGAATTTATCCACGAGCTTTTGCATGGTGGATACATTTTCCATCTTTGAAGAGAAAAATTCCAGTTGAGTCACTCCGGAATCAGAACTCTTGCCTGAAGTTTTTCCTGTTCCGCTGCATCCGGCGGCCACTGTCGCTGCCAGGGAGCAGGCCAAACCAACTGCCAACATTTTTTTTGTTTTCATATTCATCATCTCGTCCTTTCTGTTTCCTTATAATTGGTAGTACCAGTATACGAAACAAACCGTGGCCACCCGTATAAGGTATCTGAGATGTTTTGTAAAACATTTTTTACCTTTTTTCCGCCTGGGCACGATATTGCTCGGGAGTCATGTGGTAAAAGCGTTTAAAGGTATGGATAAAATAGGAAGTGTCGTTGTAGCCTACATAATCGGCAATTTCGCTTATTTTGAATACCGTATTCTTTAAAAGCTCCTTTGCCCGTTCCATGCGGCAGGTAATTAAGTATTTGGAAAAGTTCATCCCTGTTTCAGACTTAAACAGACGGCTTAAGTAACTGGAATTCATAAAATATTTGTGGGCTGCCAGTTCAT is a window of [Clostridium] saccharolyticum WM1 DNA encoding:
- a CDS encoding carbohydrate ABC transporter permease, with protein sequence MNKHKSNHISPAFYLMVVPVAALFFLLHTVPFLKGIYYSFTNWKGYGNWEFIGFKNFLQFFKDPSIKQAYGFTFQFALSATVLVNVLSLTLACGLNGKIRGKNILKALYFLPYMLGTLIIGFVFNFIFGNIIPGFGKLAGIDGLSVNILGTSKAWLGVLFVTVWQSMAFNTMIYLSGLQTVDKDIYDAASVDGAVGLQRFIKITFPLIAPFFTINMVLSVKSFLMAFDQIMAMTGGGPGTATTTISMLIYKRGFDGGQFAYQSANAVILFLVVASISVFQLKILEKREAKIN
- a CDS encoding carbohydrate ABC transporter permease, which gives rise to MKEKEKTNWLLTILLSAIAVFVILGPLYLTVVIALKSPSDMEHVLALPTSLHFENFSRAWVLTDYPKKFLNTFFITSINLVFTILTNSMAAYAIIRNKEKSRFFNLMYYYFISAMFIPFNVIMLPLVKQASSFHLDNIYGITFIYIIFGLPMNTFLYSGYIKSLPVALEEAARIDGADTFQTFWSILFPLLKPMSATVAILSFMWTWNDFLMPLVLLSDASQQTLQLAQYVFKGQFSTQYNLAFASYLMVLLPVLAVYVFCQKWIIAGVTSGSVKA
- a CDS encoding ABC transporter substrate-binding protein; the encoded protein is MKTKKMLAVGLACSLAATVAAGCSGTGKTSGKSSDSGVTQLEFFSSKMENVSTMQKLVDKFNKQNTDVQITLNSPADAGTVLKTRMTKDDLPDIIAYGGDNIYTELTEAGILLDLSDQEVLKTINDSYMQMVYDINGDKEEKAYGIPFAANASGIIYNVDLFQKAGVKIPETWDELIEVCEKLSAAGIQPFELSFKDNWTILPSWNSLAPATQPEGFLDAKREGTATFLGTHEEVLEKYSKLVNYAQTDFMGTSYDDGNRSFANGEAAMLINGVWTVPEIKKTNESINLDMFAYPATNDKSKNKVVSGIDVMLMVTNQCKNPEAAKRFVAFMLEPENSQLYINEQFAFSPVEGVVQEDASVAGLAKDIGDGKVTDFVDHYYPNGYNLSAILSEFFLNKANGMDESENIAATLKKCDEQYDILNTR